TGCGCCTGCAACCAACTCGGCACGCTCATCATATTCAATCTCCGCTACCTTTACATTCATCAGCTGGCGGAAGATCATATTGACTGCATCCACCACCTGTACCCGACTGCGGAAGTTGCGCGATAGATCAATGCGGCGCCCTTCACCGTTCCAATCATCGCGATACTGATGATACTTTTCCAAAAACAGTCCCGGCTCTGCCAGACGGAACCGATAAATACTCTGCTTCACATCCCCAACCATAAACCGATTGCCGGGTACATCGCGCGAAATTAAGCGTACCAACTGCTCCTGCACGGAGTTCGTATCCTGATACTCATCCAGCATCACCTCGTCAAAGCGCTGGCGATATTCCAGTGCAGCCGCCGATGGCAATACATGCTCTGGTGTGGAATCAGGATGACGCAGAATATGCAGCGCATAATGCTCCAGATCGGAAAAGTCGACCCAGCCGCGCCGCTGCTTCTCCTGTTGGTATTTGTCACTGAATCGGATAATCACTTCTGCCAGTTCTTCCATTAGCGGAGCCGCTTCACGTAGCTCCTGTGCAAACTCATCCGGTGTGCGTCCGAAAAATAGCCCGCTCAGCTCAGATAGCGATTTTTTGACCGTTTCGCGCATCTGTTTCACATTGTCCTGAATACGCACGTCCAAACCATCCTTGCGTACGGGCTTCAGCTTGCCAAATGCAGCCTGTTGAAATGACACATACAACTCTGTCCACGGTTGAATTGCGGCAATATCCTGTAGCCGATGAATCAGTTCCAGATCGGCACTCAGCGTCTCGACATATGCCACCGGACCACCCGGCAGCTGCGCCGTTTCAATCGCTTGCAGCAGAACTGCTTCCATCCCATCCAGTGCCACCTGCACATCGCTCACAATCTGCCGCACCCATGCCGATTCTTCCAGCTGCGCTGCATGTTCCACATGAAAGGCCGCTGCCATCTCCCGTAACCAATGCTCTGGCCACGGATGACTGCGCGCAAAATGATACAACCGTTCGACCAGCTTCATGGCTGCATCGTCACTGCGTTCACCACCAAACCAGTTGATTAGCCGATGAAATTGACGATTGTCGCGCTCCTCTTCCTCGGTATATTTCTCCTCAAATAATTCCTCCAGCAGTTCCTCACGCATCATCGCACATTCGTTTTCGCTGGCGATACGGAAACCCGGATCTAGCGGAATCATCGCATAATACCGCTGAATGACTTCCATGCAAAAGGAGTGCAATGTTGTAATCGATGCCTGCCCAATCAGCGCCAACTGCCGACGTAATCGTTCATCATCTGGTCGGTTCAGCACTTCCCGATCCAGCGCCGCACGAATACGCTGCCGCATCTCGGTCGCCGCTGCCTTGGTAAACGTTGCAACCAGCATCCGATTCACATCCAGCGGATATTCTGGATCGATCACCTGACGAATAATGCGCTCGACTAGCACTGCCGTTTTACCAGAACCCGCTGCCGCTGCTACCAGCAAATTGTTGCCGCGCAGAGAGATGGCTTTCCACTGATCCTCCGTCCACGTACTGTTATCTGGTCTGGGCATCTGCACCTGCTGCAAAGCGAGTGCGCGCTCAGTACCAGAATCAACATCAGCGAACAGATCATCTGGCTGTTCATGTGTATATGATCCATTGTTTGGATTGAAATTCAAATCATCATTGCTCATGGTCGCGCGCTCCTTTCTGCCCGTCCTGTCGGTTTTGCAGCAATTCCCATGTTTCGTTTTTGTTTGGCTTTTTCAGTAAATTGTAGTTATTACCTTTGATGCTTTCGTCAAATTGACAGACCGACTTGTAGGCGCAAAACGTACACGCCTTCTCTTGTTCAATTCGATAGGGCGTAATATCTGTCGTACCGTTCGTAATATTGCTGCCGATCTCTTTGGCAGTATGACGCACATTGCGCAGCAGCTCCTGCCACTGCTCCGGTGACGCAACCGCCGAACTGCTGTAAAAGCCGCCGTCTGCCTTGATCGCTACTGGCAAAATGGACGAATACCCTTTTTCGAGCGTCGTATCCATTTTGCTGATCACATCACGGTCTGCCATCAGCAGACCTTTCATTTTGAACTTTTTGAGCAATTCCTGCTGTGACTGCTCCATACTGAGTCGATTGCCTGCTTGCAGCAACGGATTATGCACATGAAAATACAATGCGCCCGCTGGGTCAGCCTTTTTGCCCATCACCTCTTCAGCGTGCGTCAACAGCACGTCTAGATAGGTGAGCATTTGCAGTGCCAATCCATAATACACTTCATGCAGCTTCAAATCGGTAGAACTCGATTTATAGTCAATGATACGAATGAGCAGATTATTCTCACCTTCTGCCACATCCACACGGTCGATTCGTCCAACAATCTCCATCGTGTATCCATTATCCAGCGTAAAGCGTAGCGGTGGCCAATTCCCATTCGGACCGAAAGCCAGTTCCAGATAGCGTGGCTCGAATTGCCCCCGCCGCGACTGCTCGCCGATAATGACCGACGCGCGACTCACAATATCGCGCAGCTTTCGCGTAATATAGCCGTACCGCTTCGAGCTGAGCAAAATCTCACCCTGTAAGCGCGGACTATGCTTGTCGACTGCTGCTTCTGCCGCTTGTACACATTCCTCTGGCGTCAGATCGCCCCAGTTGCGACCAGCGCTTTGCAAATCCTGCGCCAGCGTCGTTAAGGACGCATGGAACAGCTGCCCAATATCCGGCGCTTTCAGTCGGTATTCCTGCCGTTCACGCAGCTTCAATCCACGGGAAGCAAAATGGGCAAACGGACATGATACAAATTGCTCCATACCAGATACACTCGTCCGCAGCGTACTGCCATACAGATGACGACTAGTGTCTTCCTGAAGCGGAAGTCCTTTATTTTCATAATCCAGCGATTTTAGTAGCAACTGCAATTGTGGTTGCCAGCTCGGCTGTCGATCATACCACGATAGCGCATGCCACCATAGCATTGGAATGTCGCTGCCTTGCTTCCAATCGCGTAATTGACCAATCAGATGCGGCAACGTCGTCTGCGGTGTGCTCACCAATTCCAAATGCTCCTCCGGCGTCTGACGAATACCTGCTGTTAGGCAAATATTCTGCTCACGCATCCCCGGAAATAAACCTTTGACGGTTGTAATCACTTCGGACGGCATCAAACCTCTGCCCTCCTCGTCACTCATTGCATAGCTGATCCACAGCCGCTCGCTCGCTACGGTCAACGCATGATAGACAATAAAGCGCTCATCCAGCTGACGACGCGTAATGCCCGGCGCCAACTCCAATCCACCTTCCGTCAGATTCAGGCGCTCCGCTTCATTCAAAATCCCCTGATCAGCAAAAACAGATGGAACAATGCCATCATTCACGCCTAGCACAAAGCCGTATTGAATATCTAATGGACGCGTCCGATCTAGCGATCCGATCAGCACCTGATCCAGTGCAGGCGGAACAACGCCAAGTCGCAGACCCGACAAGCCCGTTTCCAGCAAGCCTGCGAAGGCTTCCAGCTCCAGTTTATCCTCCTGCATAATATCCACGACTTGATCCAGCAACTCCATCACATTGCCGTAAATCTGAATATGCTCGCGAGCGCGCAATGGATCGCCCTGTTGGGCTGCCCGATGACTGAGCTGCTCTAGCTTGTCGGCAATATTGAGATCGTCCAGCAATTCGTAGAGCGCGATACAAAGTGAGGTGGCATGCTTTGCTTTTTTGACCTTTTTCTCAAAACGAGATAGCGGCTCAGCAACACGCTTACGTACAATTTCCATTTGCTGCGATAACATGTGTTGACGCTCGCTTTGCTGCTCTTTTTCCGGCTCATCGGCTTCCAGCGATAAACTGGGCATCCCCTGCCACGGACGACCGTCAGTCCAGCGATGACCATGAATACCTGATGCCAGCACCATATTTTCCAATCGATCTAGATCGGTCTGACTGATTTGTTCATCCAAAGTAACTAGCAAACCTGTCTTGATACAGCGGAATACATCCTCATACCGCCAGTTGTACAGCACAATATCTAGAGCGGAACGCATCAATTCCGATAACGGATGATGCAGTATGCCGCGTCGTTTATCGAGAAAATATGGAATACCATAGTCATCCAATAGCGGCGCAATCAGATGCTCATAGTCTTCCAAATTACGGACGAATACTGCCATATCGCGCCAGCGTGCGCCTTCTTCGCGTGCTAGTCGCACCATTTCGCGCAATGCACCTTCAATCTCAGTACGACGATCTGGCGCACAATGAACAGACAGCTCACCTTTACCATGATTGGCAGTTTGGCTGCGACTCCATGCTCGCCGGGTTCGGTAGCCTGCTTCAAGCTGAGCCAGCTGTGGGCTATTGCGAAAACGAATTGGTACAGCCGTAATATCGGCAGACAGATTCTCTATCGCCTGCTCATCGGCATGACCAAGGGCTTCCGCCAACTGATACAGACGACGAAACGCCATTCCCTGCTGATAAAACAGTTCCATCTCGCTTGGCTGCTCGTGAATATAGGGAGTATCCAGCGTCAGCGATACAGTGACCGATACCGCCTTTTCCAGCAATGCGGCAATTACAGCATATTCTTGCATCGTAAAGCTGTGGAAGCCGTCGATCCATACTTGCACGCCTTCTAGCGCTTGCGAACGTGGCAATGCCTCTGCCAAATCGTTTAGCGTATCATCACGATCCACATATAAGCCGGATAATCCTGATTCATATTGCTGATATATATGCTGCAAATCATGCAGCTTGTCGGTTAGCAGCGGCGAGATCCCTGTTGCTGCTTGGCTGACGTATTCCTCTAGCTTGTCTGCGGTGAGTGAATAATGCTTGAACTCGCTATACAGCTCGCTCAGTTGACTGATAAAGCCAAATTGATCACCTGCACCACCAAACAGTCGCAGCTGCGGCTGATGCTGCTGAATCAGCTTGTAGAGCAGCATCTTTTTGCCTTCATCGCCCAGCGGCGTTTTGGCAGAGCCACCGACTTCTCGCAGCACAAGCTGTGCCAAACGGCGGAATCCGTAGACGCTAGCACGCATATTGCCCTTGAGTCGCGGGCTGCGAATAAGAGCATGCTCGGTTTGAAAAGAAGCTTGCTCCGGTACAATGATCAGCAGCGGTGGTCCAGTTGGATCGGCGCTAATCTGATCAATGACTCTGTTGATGATCGTTGTTGTTTTGCCGCTTCCAGAGCGACCTAGCATAAATGTAAGGGGCATAGGAACATCACCTTTAAATTGGGATGGGGTGGGAGTTAGTTTACCTGGGTTTGCAGCTTTTGAGGTACAACGCTTCGGAAAGGAATAAGGGAACGGACTTCGGTGGAGCATGGAGAATCTACTGAATTAGAAGTAAATGTAGATTCTCTATGCTCCAAAAGGGTAAGATATTTTGCTTCGCAAAAATCACTTTCCATTGAACCTCGTGTTTGAAGATCGTAAACACGATAAGTCGTCCTTTTCCCTTATTCCTTTTCCTACGCTCCGTGCTCTTGCTGCATATGGTAATACTTACCCTCAATTGGAGGGTAGCAGGTAAGACAACTTCCGTGTTTTGATTCTTTCGTAATCGTATCATTTTTGTCTTGGTGTCTTGAAAAGGATAGGGCGGTTGGGCTTTTTGAAGCAGGATGGTGCTGTATGTTAGTGTTTATTTTTAAAATTGAGAGACATTGTGATGCTGGGTTGGGTGCTGATTGGATTGAATCTTTTTAGAACGTATGTTCCCTATGCTTCAATGTACTCTACATTGAGGAAAAATTCAATATGAGTGCAAGATGAAGTTGGGTATGTAGCTGTTGTGAGTGCAGAATGGATCGATTTTACCATGTGTTGATTTCGTTAACATGGAAAAGCCCTCCGCCTGTAGCGTACGAAGCGGTACGATAGGCGGAGGGAATTCCTCACCGTGGGTTTATTATACTATAACGGCTTTGTAAACGATAACGGAGTGAGCGATCATCGATGCTGTATCTTGCGATGCAAGGTGCAATCGCGAGATGGATAGATAGCATCATGATACATTCGTACAGCATCCGTTAAAACATAATCGTGTTTAAAAATCTGCGCTGCGCACTTCAAAGATAGCGAATTTCAGGTAGTGCCCTTCGGTAACGCCCAGAATTTGCGGGTGGTCTTTACCTGCGGCTTTCCAATCGATCAGGCGCAGTACTTTGCCAGCGTCGCGGGCAGCGTCTTGGATCGTTTCGAGGAATAGTTCCGGTTTCATATGGTACGAGCAGCTGGCAGTTACAAGATAGCCGCCTTCATTTACAAGCTTCATACCATGCAGGTTAATGTCTTTGTAGCCACGTACAGCGCCTTGAACAGCGCTTTTCGTTTTGGCGAATGCTGGTGGATCAAGGATGACCACATCCCAGCTGCGTCCACCGCCTGCTGTCATGGGCACAGAGGTATCTTGTTTGCTGTCGCCCGCAGCGCGGTCGCGGCGCTCGTCCAGACCTTTGGCATTGCTGCGCAGATAGTCAAACGCATCAGCTACGACAAACTCGACCCGCTCCTCAAATCCATTCAAGCGTACATTTTCCTGTGCGCTTTCAATCGCATGGGCAGAAATATCAAGACAGGTTACTTTTTTGGCGCCGTATTTGCACGCATTCAGAGTAAAGCTGCCTGTATGGGAAAAGCATTCCAGTACAGTTGCACCGTCCCAGTATGGGAAATCCACGACTTTGCCTTTGCGGTTAACAGGCGCGGTGATGCTTTGTCCCTCCTGCTCTACCTGCTGCATCGTAATACCGCTGCGTTCGCCCCAGCCCAGCATGAGCGGTGCAATAGATGCGCGGTTTTCACGCTGATCGAAGAAATAGCCTGTTTTCTGTCCCTCTTCAATATCCACTTTGATCAGCAGACCATTTTCCGATACGGTCACATGACGCGGGCATTCGCCGTACAGCAGCCCTTTGACCTCTTCCAATCCTTCCAGCTTACGCACGGACACATCACTGCGTTCATAAATGCCCTTCGGTTGCATGACCTCTACCAGCGCATCCACGATCTGCTGACGACGTTGATCCATTCCGAGGGTAAGCAGCTGTACCACCAGCACATCGCCAAACCGATCTACGATCAGACCCGGCAGAAAATCGGCTTCGCCATATACAAGACGATACGCATTTTCTTCTGGCAAAAAGCGTTTTCGATGATCAAGGCACCAAGCAAATCGTTTCGCAAAAAATGCCTGATCCATCTCTTCCAGCGGCTGTCTGGAAATAGCACGTACTGTAATTTTGGATGCCTTATTGTAATAACCAGATGCCAAAAACTTACGCTGGTGATTCAGCACATGCACCACTTGTCCGCCCTGCGGCTCGCCTTCCACACTAGCAATTTCACTTTCAAAAATCCACGGATGCCTCTGCTCCAACCGTTTTTTACGCTTTTGATGCAAAATAATATTTGCCAATTCTGTTCACTCCTTCAATGGATTCCTAACAGCAAAACAAAGGATTTCAT
The DNA window shown above is from Paenibacillus sp. JQZ6Y-1 and carries:
- the addB gene encoding helicase-exonuclease AddAB subunit AddB; the encoded protein is MPLTFMLGRSGSGKTTTIINRVIDQISADPTGPPLLIIVPEQASFQTEHALIRSPRLKGNMRASVYGFRRLAQLVLREVGGSAKTPLGDEGKKMLLYKLIQQHQPQLRLFGGAGDQFGFISQLSELYSEFKHYSLTADKLEEYVSQAATGISPLLTDKLHDLQHIYQQYESGLSGLYVDRDDTLNDLAEALPRSQALEGVQVWIDGFHSFTMQEYAVIAALLEKAVSVTVSLTLDTPYIHEQPSEMELFYQQGMAFRRLYQLAEALGHADEQAIENLSADITAVPIRFRNSPQLAQLEAGYRTRRAWSRSQTANHGKGELSVHCAPDRRTEIEGALREMVRLAREEGARWRDMAVFVRNLEDYEHLIAPLLDDYGIPYFLDKRRGILHHPLSELMRSALDIVLYNWRYEDVFRCIKTGLLVTLDEQISQTDLDRLENMVLASGIHGHRWTDGRPWQGMPSLSLEADEPEKEQQSERQHMLSQQMEIVRKRVAEPLSRFEKKVKKAKHATSLCIALYELLDDLNIADKLEQLSHRAAQQGDPLRAREHIQIYGNVMELLDQVVDIMQEDKLELEAFAGLLETGLSGLRLGVVPPALDQVLIGSLDRTRPLDIQYGFVLGVNDGIVPSVFADQGILNEAERLNLTEGGLELAPGITRRQLDERFIVYHALTVASERLWISYAMSDEEGRGLMPSEVITTVKGLFPGMREQNICLTAGIRQTPEEHLELVSTPQTTLPHLIGQLRDWKQGSDIPMLWWHALSWYDRQPSWQPQLQLLLKSLDYENKGLPLQEDTSRHLYGSTLRTSVSGMEQFVSCPFAHFASRGLKLRERQEYRLKAPDIGQLFHASLTTLAQDLQSAGRNWGDLTPEECVQAAEAAVDKHSPRLQGEILLSSKRYGYITRKLRDIVSRASVIIGEQSRRGQFEPRYLELAFGPNGNWPPLRFTLDNGYTMEIVGRIDRVDVAEGENNLLIRIIDYKSSSTDLKLHEVYYGLALQMLTYLDVLLTHAEEVMGKKADPAGALYFHVHNPLLQAGNRLSMEQSQQELLKKFKMKGLLMADRDVISKMDTTLEKGYSSILPVAIKADGGFYSSSAVASPEQWQELLRNVRHTAKEIGSNITNGTTDITPYRIEQEKACTFCAYKSVCQFDESIKGNNYNLLKKPNKNETWELLQNRQDGQKGARDHEQ
- a CDS encoding class I SAM-dependent rRNA methyltransferase, giving the protein MANIILHQKRKKRLEQRHPWIFESEIASVEGEPQGGQVVHVLNHQRKFLASGYYNKASKITVRAISRQPLEEMDQAFFAKRFAWCLDHRKRFLPEENAYRLVYGEADFLPGLIVDRFGDVLVVQLLTLGMDQRRQQIVDALVEVMQPKGIYERSDVSVRKLEGLEEVKGLLYGECPRHVTVSENGLLIKVDIEEGQKTGYFFDQRENRASIAPLMLGWGERSGITMQQVEQEGQSITAPVNRKGKVVDFPYWDGATVLECFSHTGSFTLNACKYGAKKVTCLDISAHAIESAQENVRLNGFEERVEFVVADAFDYLRSNAKGLDERRDRAAGDSKQDTSVPMTAGGGRSWDVVILDPPAFAKTKSAVQGAVRGYKDINLHGMKLVNEGGYLVTASCSYHMKPELFLETIQDAARDAGKVLRLIDWKAAGKDHPQILGVTEGHYLKFAIFEVRSADF